AGCGCGAGGACGCCGCCGCGCTGCGCGTCCACGTAGAGGAAGTCATCGGACGGCATGCCGTCGCGCTCGCCCTTCACGCGCACCTGCCAGGCCAGCCGCAGCTCGCCGCTGCCGTCGGGGCGCAGGTAGACCAGGCTCGGAGCACCCTCGGCGGTGGCGCGGAGTGCCTTCGCGCCGGCCTCGGCGGCCTTCAGCGCGGCCTCGGGAGCCAGCTTCGCCTGGGCCGGCACGTCCTCGGCACCGTGGGCCGAGCCGTTGGCCGCGTAGATGAGGCCCTCCGGATCCACGTGCAGGACGAGCTCGGCGCCCACCACCTTGAGGCCGTTGAGCGTCTGCTGGAAGCGCAGGTGCCGGTGGCCCTGGGCATCCACGGAGGACTTCCGGAGCACCAGGTCATTGCCGTCGAGCCGGAAGGCGGGAGCGATGCTGTTCAGCGCTCCCCGGACCGCGTCCCCGTTCTCGCGAGCACCCTGCGCGGAGAACCGTTGCGCCTGGCCGAGCCGGCCCTGGATGGAGAAGGGCACGCCCTCGCTCGTGTTGGCCACCACACGGGCCTGATCGAGCTGGGCCAGCGCGGCCTGGATGTCCGCGTCCTTGGCCGGGAGCGCTGGAGCCGGTGTCTCCTCCTGCAGGGCACCACAGGCCACCAGGCTCGCTCCGAGCCAGGCCGCGCCGAACGTCTTCAAGAGCCGATTGCTCACTGCTCACTCTCCGTGAAGAAGGGAGGGTGTTCTTTGCATGCCTGTAAAACCCCGGGCAATCGATAAACCTGTAATTCCAGATTTCGTTGGCGTGGCAGCGAAACCTAGAGAGAACGAGGGGTAGTGGTTTTGGGTGAGCCCGTGACGGCGGCTCTGGGGGCTCGTGCCACTCGCTCTCTCTCGAGGAGCCACGAGGCGATGGCCTGCTCGGATTCCTTGTAGCGATCGAGGAATGCGAAGTGTCCGCTGTTGACCTCGAAGTAGGTGGCGAGCGAGCCCGCCTGCCGCGCGTAGGCCCGCATCAGGTGCGCGGGCATCATCGAGTCCCGCCGGCCCTGGACGAGGAGCATGGGGATGCGTGGCGGCGATGCTCGCGGAGAGGTGCCGGAGACGAGCACGAGTCCTCGGAGCTCGAGCTCCGGGTGGGACACTCGCTTCGCGAGCACGCTCGCGCCCACGCCGCCGTTGGAGAGGCCCGCGAGGTACACCCTGCGGATGCCTCGCTCAGCGAGCCACTCGAGGGTGCGCTCCAGGGTCTCCTCACCTTGCCGTGACCACCAATCGCCCTTGGGCCCCACGGAGGGGCAGACGGTGACAGCGGAGATGGCGCGGGCGGCGCGCGCGAACTGCCAGCAGTACACGGCGAAGTTGCCCGCGTAGCCATGGAGCGCCACGAAGGCGACGTCGGTGGCCTTGTCGTCCTCCGGTGGAATGACGATGGCGTCGAAGGACTCGGACGACTGGAGCCCGAGCCACGTCGCGACGGCGGGAGTGGCGAAGGCGCCCTCCGCCGCGTCCACCCGATCGAAGCCGTCTTGGAGCGCGGGGAGGAAGTCGCGCGAGTCCGAGCGGGGAAGCTGGCCACTGAGGACGAGCAGGTGCGCCGCGACCAGCGTTCCATCCCGCTCCGAGACGAGGCGGTTGACGAGCCGCTGGCCCTCGCCCGGCAAGTGGAGGGTGTCCATGCCATGGCCGCTGGCGAAGAGCAGCCGGGCGCTCGCGACGAGGAGCAGGAGGCTCAGGCCCACGCGCGTCAGTCCTCGCCGCCGGCGCCAGGGCATCGAGAGCAGCCCGGCCGAGGTGAAGCACGCGCCCACGACGTAGCCCCAGCCCGACACCGAAGCTCCGAGGTCGATCGCCGCCACGAGCAGGAGGAGGGTGATGGGACCGACGACGAGGCCCAGGAGAAACGCGCTCCTGAATGCCACTCGAGAGGAAGTGCCGTTCATGCGTCCATCCTGCAATGCTCTCTGGACACATCGGGGCGCAGTGGCCCGAGCGGCTCGAAACAGACAGCGAGTGGCCGTCGACGAGCCTCGAACGGCGAGAGTGATCAGCGCTCCACTCTCAGTGCTCACCAGCAGACACCACGCGCGCAGGGCTCGCCCGGCTGCTCGGGTGAGGCAACGCGACGCGCGGAATTTCTCGCTCGTGATGGAAGGATCGATTGGATCCAACCGTAAAACCTTGACGTCAATGAAACACCCCAAGGTGCACATTGCAGCAAGATCTCTGGAGCGTATGTTCGAGCCCTCTGCGCGTCGGAGGGCTGGCTCCGAGCGCGAGCACCTCTGCAGTGGAGGACCCCCCCAATATGAAGATGCAACGACTGCTTCACGCCGCACTGCTCGCATCGGTCCTGGTGACCGCGATCGCGTGCCCTGGTGATTCCGAGCCCGACGATCCCCCTGATTCGGGACCGACGCCGCTGCCCACGGATCCCAATGATCCGAACAACTACACCAAGGACACGGACTGCGACGGTCTGAGTGACAAGGTCGAGTTCGAGACGGACCGGCCCAACGGCAAGACCCACCCTGGCTTGAAGGACACGGATCAGGATGGCCTGCCGGATGGGCTCGAGGTCGGCGTCGACACTCCGGTCTCCGGCACGAGCTGCGAGCTGCCGAAGGACGCGAGCGCCGTGCTGAAGACGGACCCGAACCTCAAGGACACGGATGGCGACGGCCTGCTGGACGGCGTGGAGGACAAGAACACGAACGGCAAGGCGGACAGTGACGAGACGCACCCGCTGCTGAAGGACACGGACTGCGACGGCCTCATCGACGGGCCCACTGCGGGCGGCTTCAAGGGCGAGGACCAGAACGCCAACGGCACCAAGGACAGCGGAGAGACCGACCCGCGCAAGTCGGACACGGATGGCGATGGCCTCCTGGACGGCATCGAGCTGGGCGTCACCGTCAACCCCGATCCGTCCACCTGCACTGGCTTCAAGCCGGACGCCAATCCGAACACGACCACGGACGCGGACAACGCGGACTCCGATGGGGACGGCGTGAGTGACGGCGCCGAGGACACCAACCAGAATGGCACTGTCGACAGCGGCGAGCTGAATCCCGAGGACAGCGGTGATGCGTCGGGCCCGGTGGGTCAGGTGTGCACCGCGAACAACCTGCGCCCCGTCTCGTTCAAGTCGGAGAGCGGCGCGGACATCAAGATCGCGCTGCCGCCGACCTTCGCCGACGCGGACGTGACCCCGATCATGGTGGGCAGCGAGGCGCGGGGCCTGGTCGGCTACGACAGCACCAACAAGGTTGCCTTCCTTGCCTTCCGCCGTCCGGCGCCCGCGGCTGCCACCGATGCGCTCAGTGACGAGGCGGAGCTGCGGCCTGCCATCGCGGGCAGGGGCGCGCTCAGCAACCGCACCGCCCAGCGGTTCCGGACCTGGGATGACAACGATGCCTTGCAGGCCTTCTATGACCAGGCCGGCACGGGCGTGGACCTGAAGACTCGCACCAATGACCTCGTGGGGGCACTGCTGCCCGGCAGCACGGGTCGCCTGAACGGCACGGCGGGCGTCACGGGCAACTTCCGCCTGCAGTCGCTCTTCGTCCACCGCTCGGCCCAGAGCGTGGTGGTGCTCATCGCGCTGACGCAGCTGACGACCACCAACCCCGTGGCGGTCTTCTCCGCCAAGGATCTGTCGGATGGCTCCGCGCTGGCCCAGTTCGGTGAGCCCACGGCCGTCCAGTGCGAGCGCTTCCAGCTCGCCACGTCGAAGGTGGACTTCCTCTTCGTGGTGGATGACAGCGGCTCGATGGAGAGCTCTCAGGCCGCGCTGGGTATCGCCGCCGATGCCGCCGTGGCGGCGCTCAGCGCCTCGTCGTTGGACTGGCGCATGGCGATGGTCACCTCCACCTACCACTACACGGCTGGCAACAACTCGGGTGCCCTGCGGCATTTCACCAGCAACCTGAACAAGGTGAAGGCATGGCTCACGCCGGGCAGCACGTGTAGCAGCGGTGTCTGCAGCGTGGTGCCCAACAATCCGGCTCCCACCTGCCCTGGGGGTACCTCTCAGGGCGTGAATGGCGGGTGCTACATCGGGATCGACGGCAGCGGCACGGAGGGTGTGCTGGGCGCGGCCCGCAAGGCCATCAAGGACTTCACTCAGGGGGCCCCAGCGGGTGTCGAGGTGCCCGACAAGGCACGCACTGACGCCAGCCTCGTGGTTGTCATCCTCGCGGATGCGGATGACCAGACCAGCGGTGAGACCTCCGGTTCGCAGAACTGCGCGGGCAACGTCGACAGGGAAGGGACTGGCTGCGAGAACGTCCAGAACTTCGTCAACTTCTTCGGCCGCGTCGGGTCCACGACGCCTCCGACCAACAGCACGCAGAAGCTCATCACCGTGCACGGCATCGTGTGCCCGGCCGGGAGCGCCTGCGGCTGCACCACGTCGCCGTGTACCTTGACCAACAACACGCGCGAGTTCAACCCGCAGCCGGCCAACGGGACGCAGCGTCACGTGACGGTGGTCAACGCCTCGGGTGGCGTGCTCGGCTCCATCCTCGACCAGAACTCCATCACTGCGTCGATGAACGCGATCATCTCCAACGCCATCGGCAACGCGGGCTACAAGACGCTCAAGCCGCCGATTGGCGCCTCGATCAAGGTGGCCGTGGACAACGTGCGTGACGCGGCGGCCTGCACGAAGGACAACATCCCGCGCAGCACCGTCAACGGCTTCGACTTCGACGGCCGCGCCCGCACCATCTCGCTCTTCGGCGCGTGCCGCCCGGCGAGCCAGACGTCCCAGGCCGCGGTGTCGTACCAGTACTGGATCAACTCGGTGAGCGATCCCAACGGCGGCGTGCCGTGCGAGGACGACCCGAACTACAGCCCCACCGAGCCCGACCACTGCACCGGCCCGACGCTGGGCTGCAATGAGGCGGGCAACCAGTGTGTCTGCAAGCCGCGCTGCGGTGATACCTGCGGCGGCGGCACGCAGTGCGACATGACCACCTGCTCGTGTGAGGTCATCATCGGCTAGCGGCCCTGGCGCTCCGGGGCCACTCCCGGGGCGCCACCCGCGTGCCGGAGCCCGGCGGAGGCTGCTCCCCCTCGCTACGTGGGGGAGTGGCCTCGCCAGTCGGCGAAGCACTTGACGAAGAGCCGGGCGATGCGGCGCGCCTCCGCCTCGTCATCCGGGTAGTCGAGCTGCTGGTAGAAGCCCTTCATCCGCTCTACCCGGTGCAGCTCCAGCTCCGCCTCGAAGAGCGCCTGCCAGTGGGACAGGAGCACCAGGCTGTAGCCCCGCTGCACGCTGTCGAGGTGCTCGCCGCTGAAGCCCCAGGCCTCGGTGGTGAAGCGGAAGTAGCGCTCGGCGAAGGTGAGCAGCCGCGGGCTGAACGTCTCCAGCCGCTGGAGGATGCGTGCCGGCCGGTCCAGCTGCACCGCGCGCAGCATCCGAATCACGTACTCCGGGAAGAAGTGCGCGGAGCCCACCGGCCGGCCCAGCCGGTTCGCCAGCACCAGGTCCAGCTCCGCCACCGGGCCTGACTCCGCCAGCGACTGCAGGGACACCGTGTCCAGCTCCAGCGTGTCTCGCTCCAGCTGCACCGGCTGGCGCACGTTGCGGGCGTAGTCCTCCATGAAGCGCCTCAGCTCGACGAACTCGCTGTCGGCGATCTCCAGCAGCCCCGCCAGGCGCGAGAACCGACGCCGGATGGGCAGCGGGACGGACTCCGGCGACTTGTAGCCGAGGTCATGCTCGATCTCGGCCCAGGCGTGCTGGAGGATGGTGCGGATCTGGATCTCGAAGGGCCAGTCCCACTCGGGGTGCTGCTCGACCAGCTCCTTGGGCGGATGGCAGATGTAGTGCAGCGAGCGGTAGCCGAAGCTGTTCGGATCCTGGCGCAGCCGCTTGTCCACCGAGCGGTCGATGTCGACGCGGAAGTGCTCCTCGATGAGCCGGGCCACTTGCTCGATGGAGTCCTCGAAGAAGGTGATGATCCGCAGCCCCACCAGGTCGGTGAGGTCATCCAGGCGCTGGTAGATCTTGTCGGGCCGGGCCAGCTTCCGGGCCAGGCTGGCGGGCGCCTTCACCCGGTGGCTGACGCCATGGACGTTCACGCCGCCCCGCTCGAGCACTCCCTGGAGATGGGTGTGCAGCGCCCGGCCCATGGCCTCGAAGGTCGGGTGACGGCTCACATAGGCGTCCAGCAGGTCCTGCTTGAGCATGCTCCCCCCTTCTTGCCATGAGCGCAGGCGTCATGGAACCAGGCCCGGGGCCTCACTTCGGCGTCTCGCGCAGCCGGGCCGCGTGCGTCAGGAGGTAGTTCCGCTCGGACACGCTCGTCGTGCGAGCCGCCGCGCGTTGGTAGTGCTCGATGGCGCCCTCGCGGTCGCCCGCCCGCTCCAGCAGATGCGCGCGGACCGCGTCGAGGCGATGGTGCCCGTCCATGCGCGGGTCTTTATCGAGCGCGTCCAGGAGCTCGAGCCCCGCGGCCGGGCCTTGAACCATGGCCGTGGCGATCGCGTGGTTGAGCGTCACCATCGGGTTGTCGGACATGCGCTGCAGGAGGCTGTACAGCCCGAGGATCTGCGGCCAGTCCGTCTCCTCGGTGCTCGCCGCCTCGTCGTGCACCGCCGCGATCGCCGCCTGCAGTTGATATGGGCCGACATTGCCCTTCGGCAGCGTCGCGGTGAGCAGCGCCACGCCCTCGTCGATCTCGCTCCGGTCCCACAAGGAGCGGTCCTGCTGATCGAGCGGAATGAGCTCTCCGGAGGGGCCGGTCCGCGCCACCCGTCGCGCGTCGGTCAGGAGCATGAGCGCGAGGAGCCCCGCCACCTCGCAGTCGTCTGGCACGAGGCGATGGAGCATGCGCGTGAGCCGGAGGGCCTCGCCCGAGAGGTCGCTGCGCTGGAGCTCCGGGCCCGACGTGGCCGTGTATCCCTCGCTGAAGATCAGATACAGCACGTGCATCACGGACCCGAGGCGCTCGGCGCGCTCCTCGGCCGTGGGCGCCTGGAAGGGCACCCCCGAGGCCTTGATGCTCTGCTTCGCCCGGCTGATCCGCTGCGCCATGGTCGCCTCCGGCACCAGGAACGCCTTGGCGATCTCGAAGGTCGTCAGGCCTCCCACGGCGCGCAGCGTGAGCGCGATCGCCGACGAGGGCGAGAGCACCGGGTGGCAGCACATGAAGAGCAGGTCCAGGGTGTCGTCCCGCTCCGCGAAGCCCGCCTCGTCCGCGGCGAGGGCGATCTGGTCCTCCGGTGGCACCAGGCTGACCACGAGCTCCTCGCGGTGGCGGCGGGCAGCCTCCGCGCGGACATGATCGGTGATGCGGCGCGAGGCGACGTGGATCAGCCAGGCGCGCGGGTTCTCGGGAACGCCATCCCGCACCCACTGCGCCGCCGCCGCGATGAGGGCCTCCTGGACCGCGTCCTCCGCGGCCGGGAAGTCGCGGAACCGCCGCATGACGACGCCCAGCACCCGCGGCGCGAGCTCGCGCAACAGGTGCTGGGTGCGAGGGTCCAGGGACGGGAGCATCAGGGCACGTCGACAGGGGGCGCGCTCATCACCTGCCGCACCTCGATCTCCAGGTTGAGGGGCACGCCACCAGGGCCAGGCGCGGCGGAGGCCTGCGCGGCGATCTCATAGGCGCGCTCGGGGCTGTCGACATCCACGATCCAGAACCCGGCGAGGAACTCCTTCGACTCGGGGAACACGCCGTCGGTGATGGGCTTGCCGTCCTTGCCGGCGCGCACGCGCTTCGCCTGGTCGGGGCCGGCCAACCCCTCGGCCGCCACCAGCTCTCCCGACTGGCCGAGCTTCTGCGCGAAGTTCTTCATGAAGGCGATATGCGCCTTGAGGTCCTGCTCCGGCCACCGGGCGACCTGGTAGGGACCTCCACCCGGGGTGTTCATCATCAGCATGTACTTCATGGTCGACTCCTTTTTATGAGCGCCCCTCCATGGAGCGCGCGTTCACCGGGGAGTCGGAGCCGAAAATCGGTTCTCGACATCGGTGGCGCCTCTCTTTCGATATTTTTTCTCGGGCGCCGCAAGTCCTTGAAAGGATTGGGGATTGAGGGGCTGGCTATGCGGCCTGCTTGCGCCGACGGAGCAGCAGCAGGCCGGCTACCATCATGAAGGCCAGTGCGGACACCGCGAGCGACATGTGGATGTTGGTGATGCTCCCCAGGAGCCCGACGGTCACTCCGCTGAAGGCCCGCAGGCCGGAGGCCGACATGCTGAAGAGCCCCAGCACGCGGCCACGGATGGTGTCCGGCGCGTTCAGCTGCACGAGCGCCTGCGTCATGCTGCTGAAGGAGAGCTCGACGAAGCCGGCCAGGAAGAGCACGAGGATGGCCACCGGGTACGCGCGCATCAGCGAGAACGTGAAGAGCGCGCCGCCCCACAGCAAGGCCAGCCTCAGCGCGGAAGCGGGCGTCGTCCGCAGCCAGCCCCTGTTCGTCTCGAGCAGGATGCCCGCGAGCAGGGCGCCGGCCGCGTCCGCTCCCAGCAGGAGCGTGTAGGTCAGGCCCGGGTCTCCATGGCCCAGGTCATGGGCGAAGCCCGGCATCTGCGCGTGGTAGCTGTTGCCGATGAAGAAGGACGCCGCCCCCGCGAGCATCACCATGCCCGCGACCACGGGCAGCTCGCGTACGTCACGCAGCGTCTGGATGATGTCGGCCAGGCCTCGGACAGGGCGCTTGGGGCCTGGCGTCACCCCGCGGAAGTGCCGGCCATAGGGCGCGCGCACCAGCCAGAGCAGCAGGGGCAGATAGAACACCGTGTTGACGAAGATGCCCCAGGTGGGCCCGAGCGTCCGCATGATGATGCTGCCCACGCCGGGACCCACCAGGATTCCGAGATACCGGGCCGTGGCGTTCAGGCGGACCGCGCTCGCCAGGGAGCCGGGCCCCACGATGTCGTAGAGCAACATCTGGCTGGAGGTGCTCCACAGGACGCCGGCGCAGCCGTGAATCGTCAGCAGGACCATCGCGTGCCACACCTGTAGCGAGTCCGTGACGAAGAAGTACCCCCAGCCCACCGAGGCGATGATGAAGAGCACCATCCCGGCCTGGATGAGGCGCCTGGAGTCGAACCGGTCATTGAGCGCGCCCACCGGCACCGAGAACACCAGGAACGGCAGCCAGTGGGACACCACCGCGAAGCCACCCAGCGCCGCCGAGTGGAACTTCTGGAACGCGACCCAGTAGCTGATCACGTGCTCGATGTTGTCGGCCATCATCGCCAACATGAACGTGAGCAGGAAGGTCCGATAGCCCGGGACTTGGAGCGCGCTCGAACCCGAGGGGGCCGCGCTTGCAGCGGAGGTCATGGATGTTCACGCTCAGGAGAGTGAGGACCCACCGTACCCCAGGCGTCCACGAACGCGGAGCCTTCTCGGGCGGTCAGCTGCTCTCTCCAGGCGCTCTCGCTGGAGCGCCGACGAGGCGAGCGATCTGCCGCGCGACCTCCTCATCCACGCCGTAGAAGTCCCACCCGCCCTCCTTGTGCTCCGGGGGCACTCCATCATGCGCGCCCAGGAGTCCGAGCGCCTTCGCTCGAGCGATCCCCGCCACACGCGAGGGGCTCACGTAGAACGCCGCGAGGCGCATGGGTTTGATGGGGATGGAGCGCGAGCGGGCGTGCTCTCCTTCTGGGCCCTGCTCGAGGCGCGTGAACCGGACGTGGAAGATGTCCGCCGCGAGCGTCAGGCACCGCTCCGCGAGCTCGGTCGGCAGCTTCCGGTTCGCACCTCGGGTCCGGGCGGCCTCGGCGATGAAGTCGAGGAGGGGATCGAACCCCTCGCGCTGCCATGCGGCGACGAAGGCGGGCAGTGCCTCGTTGAATCGCGCGATGCGCTGGTGCATCGCCGCCTCGAGCTCGTCGCGCTCGGCCTGGCGCGTGTCGACGGCCGGCTCGGGGTGCGCCGCCGTTCCGTCCTCGAGGAAGCCCTTCGCGAGGAGTGTCGCGATGCGCTTCTCGATGCCCCGTGCCGCCGCGGCCGCCGATGCGAGCTCCTTGCGTGACTCGCGCGGCTCGTCACCCCGGCGTCCACGTCGCTCGAAGATGAGGTTGTCGCGGGTCGCAAGCTCGACGACCGCCTCGCCCTTCTCGTCATCGTCCCGAACGAAGCGCTGCCAGGTGAGGACGTGCTGTGGCATGGCCCCGAACCTATGCGAACGGTACGACTGCGTCCGTGGGATCGCCGGACCGCAACCGGGCCTCGTCTCTCTCGGGCCTCGTGCGCGCTCGGCAGGTCGGTGGGGAGCCTCTCGAGCAGCGACGGATCGTCGAGGACCAGCGAGCCTTGGGCCCAGGCCCATCGCGCGCTGATGGAACGTGCCGCC
The window above is part of the Hyalangium gracile genome. Proteins encoded here:
- a CDS encoding alpha/beta hydrolase yields the protein MNGTSSRVAFRSAFLLGLVVGPITLLLLVAAIDLGASVSGWGYVVGACFTSAGLLSMPWRRRRGLTRVGLSLLLLVASARLLFASGHGMDTLHLPGEGQRLVNRLVSERDGTLVAAHLLVLSGQLPRSDSRDFLPALQDGFDRVDAAEGAFATPAVATWLGLQSSESFDAIVIPPEDDKATDVAFVALHGYAGNFAVYCWQFARAARAISAVTVCPSVGPKGDWWSRQGEETLERTLEWLAERGIRRVYLAGLSNGGVGASVLAKRVSHPELELRGLVLVSGTSPRASPPRIPMLLVQGRRDSMMPAHLMRAYARQAGSLATYFEVNSGHFAFLDRYKESEQAIASWLLERERVARAPRAAVTGSPKTTTPRSL
- a CDS encoding RNA polymerase sigma factor, producing MLPSLDPRTQHLLRELAPRVLGVVMRRFRDFPAAEDAVQEALIAAAAQWVRDGVPENPRAWLIHVASRRITDHVRAEAARRHREELVVSLVPPEDQIALAADEAGFAERDDTLDLLFMCCHPVLSPSSAIALTLRAVGGLTTFEIAKAFLVPEATMAQRISRAKQSIKASGVPFQAPTAEERAERLGSVMHVLYLIFSEGYTATSGPELQRSDLSGEALRLTRMLHRLVPDDCEVAGLLALMLLTDARRVARTGPSGELIPLDQQDRSLWDRSEIDEGVALLTATLPKGNVGPYQLQAAIAAVHDEAASTEETDWPQILGLYSLLQRMSDNPMVTLNHAIATAMVQGPAAGLELLDALDKDPRMDGHHRLDAVRAHLLERAGDREGAIEHYQRAAARTTSVSERNYLLTHAARLRETPK
- a CDS encoding GTP pyrophosphokinase, which codes for MLKQDLLDAYVSRHPTFEAMGRALHTHLQGVLERGGVNVHGVSHRVKAPASLARKLARPDKIYQRLDDLTDLVGLRIITFFEDSIEQVARLIEEHFRVDIDRSVDKRLRQDPNSFGYRSLHYICHPPKELVEQHPEWDWPFEIQIRTILQHAWAEIEHDLGYKSPESVPLPIRRRFSRLAGLLEIADSEFVELRRFMEDYARNVRQPVQLERDTLELDTVSLQSLAESGPVAELDLVLANRLGRPVGSAHFFPEYVIRMLRAVQLDRPARILQRLETFSPRLLTFAERYFRFTTEAWGFSGEHLDSVQRGYSLVLLSHWQALFEAELELHRVERMKGFYQQLDYPDDEAEARRIARLFVKCFADWRGHSPT
- the cglD gene encoding adventurous gliding motility lipoprotein CglD, which codes for MKMQRLLHAALLASVLVTAIACPGDSEPDDPPDSGPTPLPTDPNDPNNYTKDTDCDGLSDKVEFETDRPNGKTHPGLKDTDQDGLPDGLEVGVDTPVSGTSCELPKDASAVLKTDPNLKDTDGDGLLDGVEDKNTNGKADSDETHPLLKDTDCDGLIDGPTAGGFKGEDQNANGTKDSGETDPRKSDTDGDGLLDGIELGVTVNPDPSTCTGFKPDANPNTTTDADNADSDGDGVSDGAEDTNQNGTVDSGELNPEDSGDASGPVGQVCTANNLRPVSFKSESGADIKIALPPTFADADVTPIMVGSEARGLVGYDSTNKVAFLAFRRPAPAAATDALSDEAELRPAIAGRGALSNRTAQRFRTWDDNDALQAFYDQAGTGVDLKTRTNDLVGALLPGSTGRLNGTAGVTGNFRLQSLFVHRSAQSVVVLIALTQLTTTNPVAVFSAKDLSDGSALAQFGEPTAVQCERFQLATSKVDFLFVVDDSGSMESSQAALGIAADAAVAALSASSLDWRMAMVTSTYHYTAGNNSGALRHFTSNLNKVKAWLTPGSTCSSGVCSVVPNNPAPTCPGGTSQGVNGGCYIGIDGSGTEGVLGAARKAIKDFTQGAPAGVEVPDKARTDASLVVVILADADDQTSGETSGSQNCAGNVDREGTGCENVQNFVNFFGRVGSTTPPTNSTQKLITVHGIVCPAGSACGCTTSPCTLTNNTREFNPQPANGTQRHVTVVNASGGVLGSILDQNSITASMNAIISNAIGNAGYKTLKPPIGASIKVAVDNVRDAAACTKDNIPRSTVNGFDFDGRARTISLFGACRPASQTSQAAVSYQYWINSVSDPNGGVPCEDDPNYSPTEPDHCTGPTLGCNEAGNQCVCKPRCGDTCGGGTQCDMTTCSCEVIIG
- a CDS encoding YciI family protein, whose translation is MKYMLMMNTPGGGPYQVARWPEQDLKAHIAFMKNFAQKLGQSGELVAAEGLAGPDQAKRVRAGKDGKPITDGVFPESKEFLAGFWIVDVDSPERAYEIAAQASAAPGPGGVPLNLEIEVRQVMSAPPVDVP
- a CDS encoding MFS transporter, translated to MTSAASAAPSGSSALQVPGYRTFLLTFMLAMMADNIEHVISYWVAFQKFHSAALGGFAVVSHWLPFLVFSVPVGALNDRFDSRRLIQAGMVLFIIASVGWGYFFVTDSLQVWHAMVLLTIHGCAGVLWSTSSQMLLYDIVGPGSLASAVRLNATARYLGILVGPGVGSIIMRTLGPTWGIFVNTVFYLPLLLWLVRAPYGRHFRGVTPGPKRPVRGLADIIQTLRDVRELPVVAGMVMLAGAASFFIGNSYHAQMPGFAHDLGHGDPGLTYTLLLGADAAGALLAGILLETNRGWLRTTPASALRLALLWGGALFTFSLMRAYPVAILVLFLAGFVELSFSSMTQALVQLNAPDTIRGRVLGLFSMSASGLRAFSGVTVGLLGSITNIHMSLAVSALAFMMVAGLLLLRRRKQAA